One genomic region from Streptomyces sp. NBC_00582 encodes:
- a CDS encoding peptidoglycan DD-metalloendopeptidase family protein, with translation MVTLSNVRFGRTNADVRTVQKALIARGRKIPDGATGTFGPQTKAAYRAEQLAQGFKGADADGNPGCASLTTLGHHAGFAVDCADAGRPAKKPHIPSPVPGHRVTFGFYARGPYQWKPDGVGRHTGQDFAADTGTPVVAVRGGSIAWSNKAGGAYGQWIGLRADNGHIYTYCHLSQRQVRTGQKVTAGQQLGEVGTTGNVTGPHLHFEMSKGSSWSYGNVAKPSW, from the coding sequence GTGGTCACACTGTCCAACGTCCGGTTCGGCAGGACCAACGCCGACGTACGCACCGTACAGAAGGCCCTGATCGCCCGGGGCCGCAAGATCCCCGACGGCGCCACCGGCACCTTCGGCCCCCAGACCAAGGCCGCCTACCGCGCCGAACAACTCGCCCAGGGCTTCAAGGGAGCGGACGCCGACGGCAACCCCGGCTGCGCCTCCCTGACCACCCTCGGCCACCACGCCGGCTTCGCCGTCGACTGCGCCGACGCCGGACGCCCCGCGAAGAAGCCGCACATCCCGTCACCGGTGCCCGGTCACCGGGTGACGTTCGGCTTCTACGCCCGCGGCCCCTACCAGTGGAAACCGGACGGCGTCGGCCGGCACACCGGCCAGGACTTCGCCGCCGACACCGGCACCCCGGTCGTCGCCGTGCGCGGCGGCTCCATCGCCTGGTCCAACAAGGCGGGCGGCGCCTACGGCCAGTGGATCGGGCTGCGCGCCGACAACGGCCACATCTACACCTACTGCCACCTCTCGCAGCGGCAGGTGCGCACCGGACAGAAGGTCACCGCGGGCCAGCAGCTCGGCGAGGTGGGCACCACGGGCAACGTCACCGGACCCCACCTGCACTTCGAGATGTCGAAGGGCTCCAGCTGGTCCTACGGCAATGTCGCCAAGCCCAGTTGGTAG
- the glmS gene encoding glutamine--fructose-6-phosphate transaminase (isomerizing) gives MCGIVGYVGSQSALEVVMAGLKRLEYRGYDSAGVAVLADGGLAAAKKAGKLLNLEKELGARPLPTGTTGIGHTRWATHGGPTDANAHPHLDNAGRVAVVHNGIIENFACLRAELAERGHELASETDTEVVAHLLAEEFSVTADLAEAMRLVCRRLAGAFTLVAVHADEPDVVVGARRNSPLVVGVGEGEAFLASDVAAFIAHTRSAIELGQDQVVELRRDGVTVTGFDGRPADVRSYHVDWDASAAEKGGYDYFMLKEIAEQPKAVADTLLGRIDASGSLTLDEVRIGASELREVDKVVIVACGTAFHAGLIAKYAIEHWTRIPCEVELASEFRYRDPILGPRSLVIAISQSGETMDTLMALRHAREQGSKVLAICNTNGSTIPRESDAVLYTHAGPEVAVASTKAFLTQLVACYLVALYLGQVRGTKWADEIRAVIRDLAQISGQVERVLETMEPVRALARSLADKRTVLFLGRHVGYPVALEGALKLKELAYMHAEGFAAGELKHGPIALIEEDLPVVVVVPSPRGRSVLHDKIVSNIQEIRARGARTIVIAEEGDEAVVPYADHLVRIPVTPTLLQPLVATVPLQVFACELATARGNEVDQPRNLAKSVTVE, from the coding sequence ATGTGCGGAATCGTGGGATACGTGGGGTCTCAGTCGGCGCTCGAGGTCGTCATGGCCGGGCTGAAGCGGCTGGAGTACCGGGGATACGACTCGGCCGGGGTGGCGGTGCTCGCCGACGGGGGGCTGGCGGCCGCGAAGAAGGCCGGGAAGCTCCTGAACCTGGAGAAGGAGCTCGGGGCGCGCCCGCTGCCGACCGGTACGACCGGCATCGGCCACACCCGGTGGGCCACCCATGGCGGGCCCACCGACGCCAACGCCCATCCTCATCTCGACAACGCCGGCCGCGTCGCCGTCGTGCACAACGGGATCATCGAGAACTTCGCCTGTCTGCGGGCCGAGCTGGCCGAGCGCGGGCACGAGCTGGCGTCCGAGACGGACACGGAGGTGGTCGCCCATCTCCTCGCCGAGGAGTTCTCCGTCACCGCCGACCTCGCCGAGGCCATGCGGCTCGTGTGCCGCCGTCTGGCGGGGGCGTTCACCCTCGTGGCCGTGCACGCCGACGAGCCGGACGTCGTCGTCGGGGCGCGCCGCAACTCGCCGCTGGTCGTCGGCGTCGGCGAGGGCGAGGCCTTCCTCGCCTCCGATGTCGCCGCCTTCATCGCCCACACCCGGTCGGCGATCGAACTCGGCCAGGACCAGGTGGTCGAACTGCGCCGGGACGGTGTCACCGTGACCGGCTTCGACGGCCGGCCGGCCGACGTCCGCTCCTACCACGTCGACTGGGACGCCTCCGCCGCCGAGAAGGGCGGCTACGACTACTTCATGCTCAAGGAGATCGCCGAGCAGCCCAAGGCCGTCGCCGACACCCTCCTCGGCCGGATCGACGCGAGCGGCTCGCTGACCCTCGACGAGGTCCGCATCGGCGCCTCGGAGCTGCGGGAGGTCGACAAGGTCGTCATCGTGGCCTGCGGTACGGCCTTCCACGCGGGCCTCATCGCCAAGTACGCCATCGAGCACTGGACCCGTATCCCGTGCGAGGTCGAGCTCGCGAGCGAGTTCCGGTACCGGGATCCCATCCTCGGCCCGCGCTCCCTCGTCATCGCCATCTCCCAGTCCGGCGAGACCATGGACACCCTCATGGCCCTGCGGCACGCCCGTGAGCAGGGCTCCAAGGTGCTCGCCATCTGCAACACCAACGGCTCGACGATTCCGAGGGAGTCGGATGCGGTGCTGTACACCCACGCCGGTCCCGAGGTCGCCGTCGCGTCGACGAAGGCGTTCCTGACGCAGCTCGTCGCCTGTTACCTGGTGGCGCTCTATCTGGGCCAGGTCCGCGGCACGAAATGGGCCGACGAGATCCGCGCGGTCATCCGCGACCTCGCGCAGATCTCCGGCCAGGTCGAGCGGGTCCTGGAGACCATGGAGCCGGTACGGGCCCTCGCCCGCTCCCTCGCCGACAAGCGGACCGTGCTGTTCCTCGGGCGGCACGTCGGCTATCCGGTCGCCCTGGAGGGAGCCCTGAAGCTGAAGGAACTCGCCTATATGCACGCCGAGGGCTTCGCCGCCGGTGAGCTGAAGCACGGGCCCATCGCCCTCATCGAGGAGGACCTGCCGGTGGTCGTGGTCGTCCCCTCGCCGCGTGGCCGGTCCGTCCTCCACGACAAGATCGTCTCCAACATCCAGGAGATCCGGGCGAGGGGTGCGCGGACCATCGTCATCGCGGAGGAGGGGGACGAGGCGGTCGTCCCGTACGCCGACCATCTCGTACGGATCCCGGTGACGCCGACGCTGTTGCAGCCGCTGGTGGCGACGGTGCCGTTGCAGGTCTTCGCGTGCGAGCTGGCGACGGCCCGGGGCAACGAGGTGGACCAGCCGCGCAACCTGGCGAAGTCGGTGACGGTCGAGTAG
- the coaA gene encoding type I pantothenate kinase, giving the protein MPRSAHRHRPEATPYVDLTRREWSALRDKTPLPLTAEEVEKLRGLGDVIDLDEVRDIYLPLSRLLNLYIGATDGLRGALNTFLGEQGSQSGTPFVIGVAGSVAVGKSTVARLLQALLSRWPEHPRVELVTTDGFLLPTRELEARGLMSRKGFPESYDRRALTRFVADIKAGKDEVTAPVYSHLIYDIVPDRRLTVRRPDILIVEGLNVLQPALPGKDGRTRVGLADYFDFSVYVDASAEDIERWYLSRFKKLRRTAFQNPDSYFRKYTQVSEEEALDYARGLWRTINKPNLVENIAPTRGRATLVVRKGTDHKVQRLSLRKL; this is encoded by the coding sequence ATGCCCCGGAGCGCCCACCGGCACAGGCCGGAGGCGACTCCCTACGTCGATCTCACCCGCCGCGAGTGGAGCGCGCTGCGCGACAAGACGCCGCTGCCGCTGACCGCCGAGGAGGTCGAGAAGCTGCGTGGCCTCGGCGATGTCATCGACCTCGACGAGGTGCGGGACATCTATCTGCCGCTGTCCCGGCTGCTGAATCTGTACATCGGCGCCACCGACGGGCTGCGCGGCGCCCTGAACACCTTCCTCGGCGAGCAGGGCTCCCAGTCCGGCACCCCGTTCGTCATAGGCGTCGCGGGCTCCGTGGCGGTCGGCAAGTCCACCGTCGCCCGACTGCTCCAGGCGCTGCTGTCCCGCTGGCCCGAGCACCCGCGGGTGGAGCTGGTGACCACCGACGGCTTCCTGCTGCCCACCCGGGAGCTGGAGGCCCGCGGCCTGATGTCGCGCAAGGGCTTCCCCGAGTCCTACGACCGCCGCGCCCTGACCCGTTTCGTCGCCGACATCAAGGCCGGCAAGGACGAGGTCACCGCCCCCGTCTACTCCCACCTGATCTACGACATCGTCCCCGACCGGCGCCTGACCGTCCGCCGCCCCGACATCCTCATCGTCGAGGGCCTCAACGTGCTCCAGCCCGCCCTCCCCGGCAAGGACGGCCGCACCCGCGTCGGTCTCGCCGACTACTTCGACTTCAGCGTGTACGTCGACGCGAGCGCCGAGGACATCGAGCGCTGGTACCTGAGCCGCTTCAAGAAGCTGCGCCGGACCGCCTTCCAGAACCCGGACTCCTACTTCAGGAAGTACACCCAGGTCTCCGAGGAGGAGGCCCTGGACTACGCCCGAGGTCTCTGGCGGACCATCAACAAGCCCAACCTGGTGGAGAACATCGCGCCCACCCGTGGCCGTGCCACCCTCGTCGTCCGCAAGGGCACCGACCACAAGGTCCAGCGCCTGAGCCTGCGCAAGCTCTGA